The genomic interval TCCCAGCACCAGCCTCGGGAACAGTTTCAGGGGCAGCCTCAGTCCCGAGCCATGATCTTGGGTCGCCCCATTCAACCGGCCACCCTGCCGCCCGTCACCGCCTCCGACCTGGACGAAGGCTGTCTAGATTAGCGGTTCTGCGGGATGTCATCAATAGCGGCTAAACGCTCAAAAAACAAGGGTTATACCGAATCCTACTCGGCTACCCCCGATTGGTAGAGGCGTAGCATGCTACGCCCCTAGGGGGTTGCTGGTTACGAATCGGGGTTCTGTAACTCGGATCTGTTATTACAGCCCCTGGCCTGGTCTTTGGGGCGGCGCAATGGCCATCGCCGTACACCGGGCTTTTGGCCGCACCGGGCTTTTGGCCGCGCTTGATGACCCGCCCTAGGGCTCCCACGCCGCCGGGATGCGTCCTTGGCGGGCTGCGGCCACCAGGGCATCGTAATCGCGCTCGGTTTGGTCGGCATAGGCCTCTGCAAAGGCTACCAGGGCATCAGCCAGGGCCTCCCCTTTGCCGATGTACCCCGTCAGCATGGCCGCATTGCCCGACTTGGCGTGGGCCAGCGCCAGGGCCCAACCGCAGAGGGCACAGTAGGCAGGCAGGTTAACTGGCTTAAACTTGCCCGGCTCGAGCTTGAAGCCTCCCTTCATATCGCGCAGTTGGCGCACGTAGTAATGCACGTCCCCCAACTTGCCCCAGCCCAAAAAAATGTCGGGAGACCCCTGAATCAGCCGCTGCCCGATCACCACCCGCCGCCCCTGGTGGCTGTCGGGCAGGCGAAAGTCGCAGGTTGCCTCAGCGTAGGGCGCCAGCACCGAGGGTTGAGCCTCTTTGATCTGCAAAAATATGGGGTCGCTGGCGTCTTTGCCCTCCAGATACGCCACCCAGCAGCGGGTGCCGACGCTGCCCACCCCCACCACCTGGCGGGCCACATCGATGAGCCGGTAGCGGGACAGCAAAAAGCGGCGATCTTCGCTCAGCGATGCCCCGTAGCTGTCCAACAACGAACGGATTGCCGCCTCCACGGCTGGGCGATCGCCCAGGGTTTCCGCCCGCACCACCAGCGGTGGCGACTCCACAATGTGGTGGCGGTCGTCCACCAGATCGGTCATGCGATCGAGGACCTGCAAGTGGTTGCGCTCTCGTGCCTTGGCAAGCATGCGCTGGGTATAGATTTCGGCGCTGTCAGGGAGCTTTTGCAGCAGTTCCTCCTCGGTGATGCTGACGTACCACAGGTCGAGGTAGCCCAGGTCGGAGTAGGTATTCAGGTAGCGGGCGTAGGCATCCACCAGGGCGCGCACGGCCTCCTGACAGAGGACGCGATTGTGCTCTGTATCGCCGCCCCCAGCGCTGCCCAGGTAGCGCCCCGCCACCACAGCGCTGGCGGCCAACCGTTTCACGTCCCACTCCCAGGGGCCGGGGTGGGTTTCGTCGAAGTCGTTAATGGCAAATACCAGGTTGCGCTCCGCCGAGGCAAACACCCCAAAGTTTGACACGTGCATATCGCCGCAGGCCTGGACGTTAAGGCCTGTAACCGGTGCCGCCGCTATATCGGCCATCATCACTGCCGCCGCCCCGCGCAGAAAGGCAAAGGGCGAGGCCAGCATGCGTTCGTAGCGCAGGGGCACCAGTTCTGGGACGCGGGTTTGGGCCTGGGCCGCAAGGATGTCAACCGGGTCAGGGCGGGGCGGGGCTGGCTCAAATACCCCCAGCTCAGAGCGTTTCAGGGTCTGACGCAGGGCTCTGCCCGCCGCCCGCTGCTCGTCTACAGTCTGCTGCACCGAGGAAGCCAAAAACGAGAACTCAGGAGATGCCATCAAAAAACGCCCACTCTACAGACTCACGGTATCCAGTCCTCTGGCCATCGGAGCCCGTCTTGCCGCTGCGGTGGATGCGGTGCTGAAGCAGGTCTAGATGGGGCAGCCATGGCATTGCGGCAGGCAGGAAAGGGCGCTAGGGACGAGCAACAGGCAGGTCAACGGCGGTCTGAAACGCATCCCAGGCGAGGATGTCGTACAGCAGCGCCTCGTAGCCCGCCACGTTGGGGTGCAGTCCATCGGCCGAGAGCAGCGGCAGCCACCAGGGTTCGCCCCGACCCAGCCACAGGTTCAGCACATCGAGGTAGGGAATATTGTGGCTGGTGCAGGCCAGGCGGGTGGCTTCGCGGTAGCGCCACTGGTCGCTGTGGGTGTAGTAGAGCACTTCTGAAAAGGGCATGGCCTGTTCGTTGACCGGCGGCATGCCCACAAACAGCACCGGGCACAGCTGCCGCGCCTGGGTCAGCAGGTCGTGGATTTGCCCCTCAAAGTTGTCAAAATCGGTGCGGTTGCGACCCAGGGTACTGCCTACACGGGCCGAATCGTTGACCCCCACCGACAGCACCAGCAAATCGGGCAGCCGGTTGCGCAGTTCACCCCGGTAGCGAAACTCGTGGTCGAGGCGCTGGCGTACCTGGCTCACCCCATCGCCCCGCACACCCAGGTTGTAAAATACCGCTCCCTCTCGCCCTGGGGCCATGGTGCGGCGGCGCAGGCGCTCAACCCAGCCCCCCCCCTCGGGATCGCCAAAGCCGTACACCAGGCTGTCGCCCATCGCCAGCACTTTTTGGGGGTGGGGCTGTTTGATAACAATCCCTTGGGTGGGGGTAGGGTAGGAAGCGAGCATAGGAGAATAGCTAAACAGGGAAGAACGCGATCGATGGAGGTGGTAGGGGCCCGGGCGGCGGGGGGCAGGCAGGAGAGAAATTGTTTAAATTGTTTACATATTACCCCCTGCGGTGTCCATCGGCGGGGTGAAACCTGCCCCTCGGCCTCAAAAAAGCGCGATCGCCTGGGCCTGAAATTCGCTACTTTGCCGTAGGCTGTAGGTGGCCGTAATTGCCCATCCACGACTCTGGCCCCTCATTTAACCGATTTATTCAGCAGATCTATGGAGTACGGTGCAGCACAAAGTCCAGAACCGAACCCCAGCAGCTGGCTGGCTCGCTGGTGGGACAGGCTCAGCCCCATCGCCCAGTCGATTCTAGTGCTGCTGGCGACTCCCCTGGTGGTGCTCAACGTGTGGGCCGTCTCCATCATTTTTGGCTACTTTCGCTCCATTCTGGTTACTGTGCTGATCGCCGGGCTGCTGGCATTTTTGCTCAGCTACCCCATGGGTCGGCTCGAAACCCTCGGGCTCAAGCGTGGCTTGGCCGCCACCCTGGTGCTGATGCTGGCTCTGGTGGGGTTTTCGGGGCTGGCCATCATTGTGCTGCCCTTTGTCATCGACCAGGGGCAACAGCTGGTGGTGCGCCTGCCCGACTGGTTTGACTCGGGCAAAACTCAGCTAATGATGCTCGACGGCAAGCTGGCCGAATGGGGCCTACCGATCAACTTTGACGGCATTATTACCCTCACCAGCGATCGCCTCAAGCGCGAAATCCAGTCCATTGCGGGGGAAGCTCTCAACCTGACTATCAACGTGGCGGTGTTTACCGCCAACAAGCTGCTCGATGTGGTGCTGACGGTAGTGCTGACCTTCTACCTGCTCCAGCACGGCGAAGAGGTGTGGGGCGGCCTGGTGGGCCTGCTGCCAAGACGGCTGCAGCAGCCCTTCTCAGAAACCCTGCGGCAGAGTTTTCGCAACTACTTTTTGGGGCAGTTCATCGTGGCCAGCTGCTTCGGCACCGCCCTCACCATCATCTTTGGGCTGCTGAACGTCCCCTTTGGATCGCTGTTTGGCCTCACCGTGGGTCTGCTGGCCCTGGTACCCTTTGGCGGCACCGTTGGAGTGATCATCGTCACCCTGCTGGTGGCCCTGCGCGACATCAAAATTGCCATTCCGATGCTGATTTCGGCGGTGATAGTGCAGCAGCTGGTGGAAAATGGCATCGCCCCCCGCGTACTGGGCAGCGTCACCGGGCTAAATCCCTTTTGGGTGTTTATTGCCATCCTGTCGGGAGCCAGAGTGGGTGGGCTGCTGGGGGTGATCGTGGCGGTTCCCGCGGCGGTCATCATCAAAGAGGCGCTGGTGGCGCTGCGTAACGTGCCCCATGCCTCTCGAGAGCTTGAGCTGGCCGAAGGCTCTCAGGCGGGATCCCCCCAGCCCAAAGCTGCCGCCCTACCCCAGTAGAGCTAGGTCCCCAGTGCCTTAATGCTCCATAGAGAGTGAAATTCTAGAGCACCCCGCGCCGCCCGTTGGGCATCACGGTGGACCAGTTGGTGCGGGCCATGGCCAGCTGCTCATCGGCGATCAGCGCTCCCGTCAGGTCCGCCCCGCAGAGGTTGGCGCCCCGCAGGTTGGCGTTAGAGAGGCAGGCCTGGGCCAGGTTGGCCCCGCGCAGGTCGGCTCCCTCCAGATTGGCGTAGTGGAAGTAAGCCTTGACCAGCTTGGCATTGCGCAGGTTAGCGCGGTTGAGGTTGGCCCGGCCAAAGTTAGCGTTGCTGAGGTCTGCGCCCTGAAAGTTGGCACCGGGCAACTTTGACTG from Leptolyngbya sp. KIOST-1 carries:
- a CDS encoding AI-2E family transporter; the encoded protein is MEYGAAQSPEPNPSSWLARWWDRLSPIAQSILVLLATPLVVLNVWAVSIIFGYFRSILVTVLIAGLLAFLLSYPMGRLETLGLKRGLAATLVLMLALVGFSGLAIIVLPFVIDQGQQLVVRLPDWFDSGKTQLMMLDGKLAEWGLPINFDGIITLTSDRLKREIQSIAGEALNLTINVAVFTANKLLDVVLTVVLTFYLLQHGEEVWGGLVGLLPRRLQQPFSETLRQSFRNYFLGQFIVASCFGTALTIIFGLLNVPFGSLFGLTVGLLALVPFGGTVGVIIVTLLVALRDIKIAIPMLISAVIVQQLVENGIAPRVLGSVTGLNPFWVFIAILSGARVGGLLGVIVAVPAAVIIKEALVALRNVPHASRELELAEGSQAGSPQPKAAALPQ
- a CDS encoding GDSL-type esterase/lipase family protein; protein product: MLASYPTPTQGIVIKQPHPQKVLAMGDSLVYGFGDPEGGGWVERLRRRTMAPGREGAVFYNLGVRGDGVSQVRQRLDHEFRYRGELRNRLPDLLVLSVGVNDSARVGSTLGRNRTDFDNFEGQIHDLLTQARQLCPVLFVGMPPVNEQAMPFSEVLYYTHSDQWRYREATRLACTSHNIPYLDVLNLWLGRGEPWWLPLLSADGLHPNVAGYEALLYDILAWDAFQTAVDLPVARP
- a CDS encoding DUF2252 domain-containing protein — encoded protein: MASPEFSFLASSVQQTVDEQRAAGRALRQTLKRSELGVFEPAPPRPDPVDILAAQAQTRVPELVPLRYERMLASPFAFLRGAAAVMMADIAAAPVTGLNVQACGDMHVSNFGVFASAERNLVFAINDFDETHPGPWEWDVKRLAASAVVAGRYLGSAGGGDTEHNRVLCQEAVRALVDAYARYLNTYSDLGYLDLWYVSITEEELLQKLPDSAEIYTQRMLAKARERNHLQVLDRMTDLVDDRHHIVESPPLVVRAETLGDRPAVEAAIRSLLDSYGASLSEDRRFLLSRYRLIDVARQVVGVGSVGTRCWVAYLEGKDASDPIFLQIKEAQPSVLAPYAEATCDFRLPDSHQGRRVVIGQRLIQGSPDIFLGWGKLGDVHYYVRQLRDMKGGFKLEPGKFKPVNLPAYCALCGWALALAHAKSGNAAMLTGYIGKGEALADALVAFAEAYADQTERDYDALVAAARQGRIPAAWEP